Within Zootoca vivipara chromosome 10, rZooViv1.1, whole genome shotgun sequence, the genomic segment attGCTCAAGACACATGCAAAAGAAGAGGTCCAAGATATACTCAAACTCTCATCTACTGTACTTATCTACCACTGTTAGTCTAATAAATGTTTAAATGGATCATTCAAGTGATACTGGTATAATTTATTTTTCAATCGTAAAATATTCAGATCTGTAAGTACTCCAAATGCATGAAAAGCCTGTATGAAGAAAACTTAACATTGGCACCTTGTAATTTGAATTACTCATCCAATCTTGTGTAGCCTGCCTTGCCAGAATGCTATTTAGGGTCTAGGAAGGGAGTGTAAAGATTGttccaggattattattttttatattgtcaATTATTGTTAATGCAGAAAATATGGAGACAGCAAGGCAATTCACATGCTAATATTCTTGTGATGTTTAATCACATTTACCAATTCACAATTGTCTTGAGAGCTGAAATATTACTAAATCAAATCTCCACCAAAATACTCACCAGCTTGAAAGTGGATCTAACTGATTCAATAAAGAATTTAACATTTTCTCTGTCTGTGCTAGATGTTGCTCCAACTCCATAAGCTGGCGTTCTACAAGTGAGAACAAATACTTTTAAATCAGTGTTGCTAATAGGTATTTAAAAACCAATAATCTATATATCTACTTTTCAAGAGGAGCTATGTAATTGGACTAAAGCATTCAAGGGCTGTAATCTTAAACCTACcgtattttttaataataataaaaaaactaagTTTCACTGAACTCAGTAGAATTTACTTCAGGATAAACATGCCTGGGACTgcacaataaataatataatgaaGAGAAAATTTGAAAAGGCCATTTTACCAGCAAAATTTGCTAGGAAAAAACAGCTTCACTTATTTGATTAAATGAGCAGCATTTGATCTGACAGACATTTTTTCCTAAAAACCAAATACACATTAAGTAATGCATTCCCCCACATTATCAACACTCCCAAGAATTCTGTTCTCCAAAGTAGATTGCTCTAGTCTGTGCTAAGGAATAATGATACAAAGTAGCTTTGCCATAACTATCAGTAAGCAGTGAGTGGAATGCATTTTCAGGAATGCACTCAACTCGAAAAACAGCAGCCCAAAAAGCAATTAAGATTATACAATTCTAGCAATTTGATTGCTGTTCACACAAACGGGAAGAGAAGGGCTGTAGAAAAAAATCTATCAAGCTTCTTAAGCTGAGGTGTGATTGCCTGAACTACTATGTCCAAACTATATGATAAAGATCTCTAGGCCTGAGATTTCTGAACAAACTTCTACCTGTTTCTTTTGTCTTAACTTCTgtagttttttctttcttggacaAGCTTTCCTCTTGAGATTTCATCTacaaaaaagtaaacaaaatttACCACAAAAGCTTTTAATATTGAAAATAACTAAACCTCAAGAAAATGTTTCACTCATTTAAATTAATGTGAAGACACGAGGCAGGTAATAATACTTTATCTTGGAAATAAAGTGTAATCCAAAATATATTTCCCCATCTGCTTAATTTAGGTTCCAGCCTCTTTATTCTCACTGACTTCACTATGACAAAACCAGCATCAATCCAAAGTTTCCAGTTGAACTAAGCTGAAAACGAGTCCCTTCCTAGTCATGATGTTTTAACTTACAGTTCAGTTTTACTGATTTAGTCATACCGATTTTAGTATAATTTCTTATTCCAGATACAATCCTAAGATTAAAATTCCCACTGCTACGATCAAAATTCCCACtgtctacggccatactaccctgaacacgcccgatctcgtctgatctcggaagctaagcagggtcaggcctggttagtacttggatgggagaacCTAGTATGCCAATGAATATTTCAAGTGTTGCTGGAGAAATACACTTCTCTGCTTGGTTATCATTTCCACTTGCACTATCTGTAGACACCCTTTCCTGTGATGCAGGCAACCTTCTAAGCAAGGGGTTGCCACCATTACACAGACAGAGGAATGAGTTTAATGCTTATTCTAGCTTTGGAGCAGAGCACTTGGTAGAGTCGGAAAGGCCCAACCACCTCCAACTCCAGTTGGCTTTGCTGTTGACTTCTCTCCTTTTTGTAGGCAATAATTTTTCTAGGCATAGCTTGCGGCTATGTTTGTTTTACTGCCTGCTGGCGCATAAAGTAGGAAGCTACTTGAGGGGTCTCAGCTGAATATGGTGGTGAGGGGAGGATGTGGCATcctaaatagtagtagtagtagtagtagtaatttataccctgcacatctggctgggtttccccagccattctgggtggcttccaacaaaagattaaaaatacattaaaagatcagtcattaaaaacttccctaaacagggctgccttcagatgtcttctaaatgtcagatagttgttaatttctttgacatctgatgggaggacgttccatggggcggacgccactactgagaaggccctctgcctagttccctgtaacttcacttctcgcagtgagggaatcttGTCTTGTTTCTGCTTTGCGTCAGAACAGAGACTGTTCTAAAAGCTATGTGCAAAGGCATCATTATCATCACCTTTTCCTGCATTGTTCCAAAGTTGTTTGGGAGTGGGGCATGTTTGTGGCATTATCATTACGCACATGACTGAACAAATCCCAGTTCTGTACAATTACGTGGATCATAAATTCTCTTGCTTACTAATAGTTACCTTTAAGAACTTGTATAAAGCAAATACACCCACACCAACAGCATACAAGGGCATGAGTGTTAAAGCAAAGTCTTTGCCATTCCCTCTAGTCCTCTCAGTCTTCATCTCCTTCTCCATTGCATTTCTCATTTGTTGGATGCTTTGGTATGTTTTGCTTTCAGAACCCTCTGAATTCATCTGTGACTGCAAGATTCTCTCAGATCCACCTGAAAAACAAATCATACATACATGTatgtaatacatacatacatgtgtgtAATACATACATGTGTGGGGTTTACTCATGAGTGTAGGAAAGAAtagcaaaaggggaaaagaaagacagacagatacTTTGACCTGCAAAGCCTGTGGAGTAAGTGCGACCCCGCATTTACCCCTCAGGTCATTTTTATTACAATCAGAACACGTCACAGATTTCAAACGCTCCAATGACAATTCATTCAGCTTTCCCCAGCTCCTCCCAAAGGTTCCCAAATGGCAGGAAGGTGGGATACTTGCCTGAAAGCAACTCAGGATGAAACGTGAGTTTTAAGTATAGAGAAATGGAGACTTAAGCATCCTGTGGACTTTATATCGCAAATCTTACATTCTATAACCCAGGTGGAAAAAGTCTGACATAATGAATTATAAAATTCAGATCATCCTCTTCAACCACACACATGATCATAAATCTATTATTTCTTTCAATAAATCCCTGGGATGCTACTGCTACATATATGCACATACAAACAGGTGGAAATAAAAAACATGAGAAGTGCGCAAGTCTGTGAAGAAGAGAATTGTTCTGCAGCATGGAGAAATAAGCTTCACTGTGATAAGCAATTCTAGGTACAGCCTCAATGTATTAATGTGAGATTGGCTGATGCTAATGAACATGGCAAGAGGCTTCTCCACTCCACTCTTAAAATTAGCCCCTCTTAAAAACTCTTATAAGTCTCCTCTTTGCAGATGGAGCTCTGCGGTCAGAGTCACATAAGACACAGGAATTGGCTGGGaatgttttaatttcattttgtgcTATACTGTATGTTGAcattttgtttgattttatgtCCTGCTGGAGCTTGAAAGACTTCTATACTTTAGCCATCTTGTTATAATGGAAaagctggagtggtacctatttatctacttgcactctgatgtgcttttgaactgctactggtaggttggcaggagcagggaccaagcaacaggagctcaccccgtcgcagggattcgaaccgctgaccttctgatcggcaagccctaggctctgtggtttaacccacagtgccacccgcgtcccacacaAAAAAAGATAGCTTAAATCTGAACTAAGGAGACATACCTCATGCTGCTATAGAAATGTCTGAAATTTTAATTTCTAATTTTCTTGATGGATTTTAGGCCAAAAGGAAGTTAGCCAGGCTTTCCCCCTGAAAATAATGATCTTCCAAGACTTTATCAATATTAAGAACATAGAAACAAAAGTGGGTTTTTCTCATTCTGCCCATCTATACCCTAGAAGTTGTGTTTCCCAGAATGCATAAAAGGCAGAAAACACCAGTTTTTCACCTTCCTTGGGACTAATTCAATACTACCACTCGAAACATTATTGTtccagaagaaaagaagaagaagaagaagaagaagaagaagaagaagaagaagaagaagaagaagaagaagaagaagaagaagaagaagaagaagaagaaagaagaagaagaagaagaagaattaatgAGTTAAAGGGGGAAGGTAACATCCAAACGTTGGAGCTCTTCGTAGCACACTAACAACATAAGAGACGCCAATGACCGTTAATGCCCAGCATCACCTTTCTCCTCCAGTATCACCCATGCCTACCTTTAcaacaaaaaaatcttttaaaatggggGCGGGACTTAAGGAagatggcttgcaaaaatgaacTTCTTGAAAGAAAAACACCGTTCGCTAACTAGTCTAATGAAGCTCCCTCGTTTCCCTCTGTAACCGGACTGAAGGGAtgggacggggacggggacggggaagGTGGCTGACACCACATACCGTGGCGCTGCTGATGGAGATCGTGGCGACCAGGGGAGGCCTTGGCCCCTCGCGGGGACCTGCCGCTTCCGCCGAACATCCTCGGCATGACCACGAAAACGCAGAGCACCAGCAAGACGGAGATGAACACCTGCTGCACCGACGACAGCACCATCGCGATGGCAGCGGGGAAAGGAGCAGCAAGAACGGCAGCAGCGGAGGAAACAACCgaaaggagaagcagagggcGGCAAACGGCCCTCGGCCAGCCGGGAATCGTCGAGCGGTTCGTGTCGGCTTCGTCCACCGGAAAGACGCCTGGGGAAAGCGAGAGTCAGGAGCGAGGGAAGTTAGGCGAGGAAACCATAAACGTGGGAAGGGTGACTTCC encodes:
- the CCDC107 gene encoding coiled-coil domain-containing protein 107, which codes for MVLSSVQQVFISVLLVLCVFVVMPRMFGGSGRSPRGAKASPGRHDLHQQRHGGSERILQSQMNSEGSESKTYQSIQQMRNAMEKEMKTERTRGNGKDFALTLMPLYAVGVGVFALYKFLKMKSQEESLSKKEKTTEVKTKETERQLMELEQHLAQTEKMLNSLLNQLDPLSSCINALASEQKDEIMVQLESIRKLMKESGLDKSTMKPEDVSHTCQERLEDLIQSFSSHPEAEMGEGDNENCGHKELFEDIEEHCDEEVHKHYDHEFLLSPTEDPKKMEDDEVIDQETAEPETGLRRRIKNELDR